One part of the Oscillatoria sp. FACHB-1407 genome encodes these proteins:
- a CDS encoding FAD-binding domain-containing protein, producing MNCTVVWFRRDLRIADHAPLYRAALRGAVVPVFVLDRALLHHPETASARVAFMLECLHSLDRDLRQHGGRLIIRYGDPAEVLPQLVQETQADGIYAYVDFERIYGRVRDARLNQALQERQMKIRWFEPAGTTPDLIPYPRYRDLWYLHMQENPIPPPSRVCVPESVQSEPLPTLAELGLFADDKPIPPGGIEPARQLLREFLDEKTDRYYWQLSYPGADATSGLSPYIKFGAISVRECFHTAQQLEDAEDPRIQRSRQQFISRLRWGSGFAQRFRYLPQLEVRSLYNVFDEEGWDFDEDLYQAWQEGQTGFPIIDAAARCLEATGGWKQLNFRVRAIYSSFLSNLLGMDWRYGALHFMRHLIDGDCPIDHYQWAMQAGVTHCVDKTWTRIYNPGQVAVDRCDPQGDFIRQWVPEVAHLPPEQLGLPPRLRDYPPPILKYKDARQRRVQQLEHQRQIFLHHDNVIPFLGRLPESVVPFGSDRFVSEIGWATQLNPELFPAALDLENLDLEQAKALRTWFVAHVEIKPHPVKPRRRSAKARDTAENYGVQLSLLN from the coding sequence ATGAACTGTACCGTGGTCTGGTTTCGCCGAGATTTACGCATCGCGGATCACGCGCCGCTGTATCGGGCTGCGCTGCGGGGAGCCGTCGTTCCTGTGTTCGTGCTCGATCGCGCCTTGTTACACCACCCCGAAACGGCTTCAGCACGAGTGGCATTTATGCTGGAGTGCCTGCATAGTCTCGATCGCGATTTGCGACAACATGGGGGTCGGCTCATCATTCGCTATGGCGATCCGGCAGAGGTTTTGCCCCAACTAGTGCAGGAGACACAAGCCGATGGAATTTACGCCTATGTTGACTTTGAGCGAATTTATGGTCGGGTGCGCGATGCTCGACTCAACCAGGCTTTGCAAGAGCGGCAGATGAAGATCCGTTGGTTTGAGCCTGCGGGCACAACCCCGGATTTAATTCCCTATCCTCGCTATCGCGATCTGTGGTATCTGCACATGCAGGAAAATCCAATTCCTCCGCCCAGTCGTGTTTGCGTTCCTGAGTCAGTGCAAAGCGAACCATTACCCACCTTAGCGGAGTTAGGTTTATTCGCAGACGATAAGCCAATTCCCCCCGGAGGGATTGAGCCAGCAAGACAACTGCTGCGGGAATTTTTGGACGAGAAGACCGATCGCTATTACTGGCAATTGTCCTATCCGGGTGCAGACGCAACATCAGGGTTGAGTCCTTACATCAAATTTGGGGCAATCTCAGTGCGGGAGTGTTTTCACACGGCTCAGCAATTAGAGGATGCAGAAGACCCGCGGATACAACGGAGCCGTCAACAATTCATCTCACGTTTGCGATGGGGTAGTGGGTTTGCTCAACGATTCCGCTACTTGCCTCAGTTAGAAGTGCGATCGCTCTACAACGTATTTGACGAAGAAGGCTGGGACTTTGACGAAGACCTCTATCAGGCGTGGCAGGAAGGGCAAACCGGGTTTCCCATCATCGATGCGGCGGCTCGTTGTTTGGAGGCGACTGGCGGATGGAAGCAGCTGAATTTTCGCGTCAGAGCCATTTACTCTAGCTTCTTAAGCAATTTGTTAGGGATGGATTGGCGGTATGGGGCGTTGCATTTCATGCGGCACTTGATTGATGGCGATTGCCCCATTGATCACTACCAGTGGGCAATGCAAGCCGGAGTGACCCACTGCGTCGATAAAACCTGGACTCGCATTTACAACCCCGGACAAGTGGCTGTCGATCGCTGCGATCCACAGGGTGACTTCATTCGGCAATGGGTGCCCGAAGTCGCTCACCTGCCCCCCGAACAGTTAGGCTTGCCGCCACGATTGCGCGACTATCCACCCCCGATTTTGAAATACAAGGATGCCCGTCAGCGTCGTGTTCAACAACTGGAACACCAACGCCAGATTTTCCTGCACCACGATAACGTGATTCCTTTTTTGGGACGGTTGCCAGAATCAGTCGTACCCTTTGGGAGCGATCGCTTTGTTAGCGAAATCGGTTGGGCAACTCAACTGAATCCTGAATTGTTTCCCGCCGCTCTTGATTTAGAGAATCTGGATTTAGAACAGGCAAAGGCACTGCGAACCTGGTTTGTCGCCCATGTTGAGATTAAACCGCATCCTGTGAAACCTCGCCGACGATCTGCCAAAGCCCGCGACACAGCCGAAAACTATGGAGTACAACTCAGCTTGTTGAATTAA